Within Butyrivibrio fibrisolvens, the genomic segment GTTGGAACTATTTCAGCTACATATGGCGAAGATAATGCAGCTAAGATTGGTAATGTTTCTGTTGATAAGAATACTCTTTTCGTAGTAAATACAACAGGTGCTTACCTTCCTTCTACAGGTGGCGTTGGTACAACAATGTTCTATCTTGTAGGCGGCGCACTTATCCTTATGGCAGTAGCTGCATTCATCGTTAAGAGAAAAGCAGCAGTTTAATCCTAAAACTTATTGTATGCATTGTATTATTGATTCGCCTATAGCGAAGATATACTAAGATATGATTTGTAGCGGTATATGACCGCTTTCTCCGCCATCTGTCAAAGGATGGTGGAGAGTTTTGGCAAAAGAGGTAGCGAATGAAAAGTTATATAAAAAAGAATTTATCTACAGTATTTTTCGCTGCAGTTCTTATTGTCGGCTTATGCATTTTTTTGTATCCATCTGTCAGTAATTATTTGAACGGGCTAAAACAGTCCAAGGCTATAGCAGACTATAATACTGCTTTGGACTCTATGACACCCGAAGACTATTCATCATTTTGGCAGGCAGCTATTCTTTATAACGAAAAGCTTGCAAATGGTGTGATGGATTTTAATCTTACAGATGAAGAGATGGAAGAATATAATACGATCCTTGATCCTACAGGAACGGGTATTATAGGTTATCTTGAGATAGAGAACATAGGTGTTAACCTTCCGATCTATCATGGAGTAGAAGAGTCTGTACTTTCAGTAGGAATTGGACATCTTCCGGGGACGTCTTTCCCAACAGGGACAGCGTCAACTCATACAGTACTATCCGGTCACAGAGGACTTCCGTCTGCAGAGCTGCTTACCAATCTTGATCAGATGATAGAAGGAGATACGTTTCTTTTACATATTATGGATCAGGTTTTTGCTTATGAGGTGGACTCGATCAATATAGTCCTTCCAAATGAGACAGAAAGTCTGTATATATATGACGGTGAAGATTATGTTACCTTGGTTACATGTACACCTTATGGTGTCAACACACATCGACTTTTGGTAAGAGGCAAAAGAGTAGATTATAATCAGGAAGAAAGGCTTATTATCACAGCTGATGCTACTATGTACAGTACGCTTACTGTTGCTATCTTTATAGCAGTGCCAATTCTTTTGGTAATATTTATTGTATTTATGATAAGGACATCTAAACATTTTAATAAAGGTAAGTGATTTAAGGAGTAATATGGAGAAGAAGTTCAAAGCTATCAAAAGAATAATCGGGATTATAATGACAATTCTCATTATGAGCTCCATATTTGCATGTCTGGGAAGTACATCACAGGCAAGGAACAGGATAGATACCTCCAAGAAAGGGACCATTAGGTTATCCTATAAGTGCGATATAACAGAAGATAATGTGAGTAACCCTATGCCAATAAGTGGCGTTAACGTTCATCTATATCGCATAGCTTCTGTGAATGAAGCCGGTGCGTTTGCATGGGAATCGCCATATGCAGATATTGCAGAAGTTAGCGCTATTTCTGTCAATAAGATTTCATCTGCAGATGAATGGAATATACTTCTTGGACCAATTAAGACATATATTTATACCAATAGTATAAGTGCGGATGCAAATGGCATATCTGACTCTGATGGGACAGCTGTAATAAGTGGACTTGATCTTGGTGTATATCTGGTGGTTGGAGATACGCTTGAAGATAAGTCTCAAAACTGCACATACACTTTTACACCATTTTTCGCCACTATTCCTACGATCGATCCGGAAACAGATACATGGGTATATGATAATGGAGATGAGTATATTGTAGATGTATCTGCCAAGTGTGAATATTATTTAAATCCTAAGGAAGTCCAATATAATATTTACAAAAACTGGGTTGATAATGGCACGGAGCGCCCAGAGTCAATTGAAGTAGGGATCTATCTTGATGGAGACTTATATCAGACAGTTACACTTTCAGCATCTAATAACTGGCACTATTTCTGGACATACAAGGAAGGACATAGCTTTACTATATCAGAGACTGTGCCTGCAGGTTATACAGTATCATATTCTCAGAACGGCAATGTCTTTACGATGACCAATACCGGTAATGATACGCCGCCAACAACCCCCTCTGAGCCGGAGAATCCCAAGACACCTGACAATCCTGTTGAAGAGGTTCTGGGAGCAGTCAGACTTGCAATTACAGAAGATGACACACCTGAAGTGCTTGGAGCAACAAGACTTCCTCAGACAGGTCAGATCTGGTGGCCGGTATTTGCTTTAGCGCTTATTGGGATAGGATTTTTTACAGTAGGATTTATTAGTGACAAAAAGAGCGTATAAGAACAATTGTTTTTATGCACAAAAGAATTACAATTAAAAGCGGGAAGGAGCGGGGATGCTTTCTTCTCGCTGTTTTTTAGGAATTTTCAGAGCTTTATAAAGGCAAGGAAACGGAGTTGTTTATGAAAATGACTAAAGGAAAAGTAATGATGGCTGTTGGATTTATATGCATAATAGGTGCAATGGCTTTTGTTGTTAGAAATTATATAGAAAGCAGAAATGCAGGTGACCTTGCAGATTCTTATATGACTCTTGTTGAGCAGCAGATTCCTGATCATGATGATGGAATTGCTATTCCCAAAGAAGGTGAGATGCCTGCTATAGATGTAGATGGAAATAGTTTTATCGGAATAGTTTCTATACCTGCATTGGATATAAGTCTTCCAATACAGCGCGACTGGTCATCCCAAAATGCCAAAATATCTCCGTGCCGTTATAAAGGTTCTGTTTATGAGAACAACCTTATAGTAGCCGGACACAACTATGACAGGCACTTTGGAAGACTTAAAAACCTTGTGAGCGGCGATACAGTCATAATAACAGATGTTAATGGACTTAGCTTTTATTATACAGTTACATATACAGAGATAATAGATTCGTACGGAGTTGATATTATGGACCAGGGAGACTGGGATCTTACAGTATTTACCTGCACTATAGGCGGTTCTAGCCGTGTCACTGTCAGATGTGAATTTACAGGTAAAGTAGTTGTATCCGATCAAAACCTTTTTAATTAAAAAAATATAATGATCATAATAAAATACTAGTCAAAGAGTTTGACATTATGTGGTATACTTAATCTGTTGCAGTATGTTTTATAAGGGCGGAATTTTGTTTTAAAGGAGCGAGATTATGGCAGAGAATAAGACAGGCGACAAGATCAAAAAGATTAAAGACTCCTTGACGGAAGTGGCTCAGGACCTTTCACAGCAGGCTAAACCGGTACTTGATGACATCAAAGACGCAACAATACCGGTCATTGAGAATGCCCGCAAGAATGCCGAGCCATATGTAGAGAACATAAAATCCAAAGCACAGCCTTTTATTGATGATACAAAAAAGAAGGCTGATCCCTACATCAAGAAAGCCAGAAAGGCAGCAGAGCCAGCAGCCAAAAGCATAAAAGAAGGTTCTGAAAAGGCCAGGAGAGCTGCAAAATTTGTCAGCGATGATATAACTCGTCAGGTCATGAAGAAAAATGAGAAGGACGAAGTTTATATCCAGTATAAAAATACGGAAGTTCGTACAACCGATATTCTTGAAAAAGCAAGAGAGAATTATGTTGCCAATGGACATAAGCTTACCGATATACAAGAAGTACAGGTATATATCAAGCCTGAGGACAATAAAGCTTATTATGTTGT encodes:
- a CDS encoding class C sortase encodes the protein MKSYIKKNLSTVFFAAVLIVGLCIFLYPSVSNYLNGLKQSKAIADYNTALDSMTPEDYSSFWQAAILYNEKLANGVMDFNLTDEEMEEYNTILDPTGTGIIGYLEIENIGVNLPIYHGVEESVLSVGIGHLPGTSFPTGTASTHTVLSGHRGLPSAELLTNLDQMIEGDTFLLHIMDQVFAYEVDSINIVLPNETESLYIYDGEDYVTLVTCTPYGVNTHRLLVRGKRVDYNQEERLIITADATMYSTLTVAIFIAVPILLVIFIVFMIRTSKHFNKGK
- a CDS encoding Cna B-type domain-containing protein encodes the protein MEKKFKAIKRIIGIIMTILIMSSIFACLGSTSQARNRIDTSKKGTIRLSYKCDITEDNVSNPMPISGVNVHLYRIASVNEAGAFAWESPYADIAEVSAISVNKISSADEWNILLGPIKTYIYTNSISADANGISDSDGTAVISGLDLGVYLVVGDTLEDKSQNCTYTFTPFFATIPTIDPETDTWVYDNGDEYIVDVSAKCEYYLNPKEVQYNIYKNWVDNGTERPESIEVGIYLDGDLYQTVTLSASNNWHYFWTYKEGHSFTISETVPAGYTVSYSQNGNVFTMTNTGNDTPPTTPSEPENPKTPDNPVEEVLGAVRLAITEDDTPEVLGATRLPQTGQIWWPVFALALIGIGFFTVGFISDKKSV
- a CDS encoding sortase yields the protein MKMTKGKVMMAVGFICIIGAMAFVVRNYIESRNAGDLADSYMTLVEQQIPDHDDGIAIPKEGEMPAIDVDGNSFIGIVSIPALDISLPIQRDWSSQNAKISPCRYKGSVYENNLIVAGHNYDRHFGRLKNLVSGDTVIITDVNGLSFYYTVTYTEIIDSYGVDIMDQGDWDLTVFTCTIGGSSRVTVRCEFTGKVVVSDQNLFN
- a CDS encoding DUF6465 family protein; this translates as MAENKTGDKIKKIKDSLTEVAQDLSQQAKPVLDDIKDATIPVIENARKNAEPYVENIKSKAQPFIDDTKKKADPYIKKARKAAEPAAKSIKEGSEKARRAAKFVSDDITRQVMKKNEKDEVYIQYKNTEVRTTDILEKARENYVANGHKLTDIQEVQVYIKPEDNKAYYVVNHKDTGRFEL